The following proteins are encoded in a genomic region of Salminus brasiliensis chromosome 17, fSalBra1.hap2, whole genome shotgun sequence:
- the LOC140538510 gene encoding dynein light chain Tctex-type 5-A: MSLVVLVDIQPRNTLNTGLSKRRLGQGGQKGGEGPMSRLTTKTENDSKQQRSRTKKTAGSSQRPPNQAVKTETSIPWASSRTLYPGQGVWQQYQTAPHRRFPSEQVGAVMKSVVDARLGEARYTSSCSAVARELSDSIKEAVKGLSYERYKLISYVAIGQLRDSEVTCSSRGVWCPAADTFTEYVFKNDHLFALCVLFAVYQE; this comes from the coding sequence ATGTCTTTGGTGGTTTTGGTGGACATACAGCCCCGTAACACCCTCAACACCGGCTTAAGCAAGAGGAGACTTGGCCAGGGGGGTCAGAAAGGGGGTGAGGGTCCGATGTCCAGATTGACCACCAAGACTGAAAATGACTCCAAGCAACAAAGGAGCAGGACAAAGAAGACTGCAGGGTCCTCACAGAGACCACCGAACCAGGCCGTAAAGACGGAAACCTCCATTCCCTGGGCGTCATCTCGGACCCTGTACCCTGGACAGGGGGTGTGGCAGCAGTATCAGACTGCTCCACACAGGAGATTCCCCAGCGAGCAGGTGGGCGCAGTGATGAAGAGCGTAGTGGATGCGAGGCTGGGAGAAGCTCGGTATACCAGCAGCTGCTCTGCAGTAGCAAGAGAGCTCTCCGACTCCATTAAGGAGGCAGTGAAAGGCCTCTCCTATGAGCGATATAAGCTGATTTCGTATGTGGCCATCGGGCAGCTCCGGGATTCTGAGGTCACTTGCTCCAGCAGAGGAGTTTGGTGTCCAGCAGCGGACACTTTCACAGAGTACGTCTTCAAAAACGATCACCTTTTTGCTCTTTGTGTACTGTTTGCAGTGTATCAGGAGTAG
- the rtca gene encoding RNA 3'-terminal phosphate cyclase, producing MAATAHEMDGSAMEGGGQILRVSAALSCIQGASIKINKIRAGRSTPGLRPQHLSGLELLRDMCDGNLEGATMGSTEITLTPGKIKCGNYIADTQTAGSVGLLLQVSLPCALFTGGPTELCLKGGTNAEMAPQIDYTIKVFKPIAEKFGLQFDCDLRMRGYYPKGGGEVVVKVNPVKELSPINMTERGNITKIYGRAFVAGVLPFKLAKDMSTAAVRTIRKEIKDLYINIQSLQEKDKACGNGNGIIIVAESSTGCIFAGSSLGKKGVYADKVGIEAAEMLLRNIRHNGCVDEFLQDQLIIFMALAAGTSRMRTGPITLHTQTAIHVAEQLTKAKFVVSKADDEHANNDTYIIECQGIGATNSNL from the exons ATGGCCGCAACGGCGCACGAAATGGACGGAAGTGCGATGGAAGGG GGGGGACAGATCCTGCGGGTGTCCGCTGCGCTAAGCTGCATCCAGGGGGCTTCCATCAAAATCAACAAAATCCGAGCAGGCAGGAGCACACCAGGCTTGAG GCCTCAGCATCTGTCAGGGTTGGAGCTGCTCAGGGACATGTGTGATGGCAATCTGGAGGGAGCTACGATGGGCTCCACAGAGATCACGTTGACTCCAGGGAAGATCAAATGCGGGAACTACATTGCCGACACCCAGACTGCAGG GAGTGTCGGGCTTCTGCTTCAGGTCTCCCTGCCCTGTGCTCTGTTTACTGGAGGACCTACAGAGCTCTGCTTGAAAGGAGGTACCAATGCAGAGATGGCTCCCCAGATTGATTATACGATCAAG GTGTTCAAACCCATTGCAGAGAAATTTGGCTTGCAGTTTGACTGTGACTTAAGAATGAG AGGTTATTACCCAAAGGGTGGTGGAGAAGTGGTCGTAAAAGTGAACCCTGTGAAAGAACTGAGCCCCATCAACATGACTGAGAGAGGCAACATCACTAAAATCTACGGCCGGGCCTTTGTGGCCGGGGTGCTGCCTTTTAAG CTGGCGAAGGACATGTCCACTGCGGCAGTGCGCACTATCCGGAAAGAGATTAAAGACCTTTACATCAATATCCAGTCTCTGCAAGAGAAGGACAAGGCCTGCGGCAACGGCAACGGCATTAT AATCGTTGCAGAGTCCTCTACTGGCTGTATATTCGCTGGCTCGTCTCTTGGCAAGAAAG GTGTTTATGCAGATAAAGTGGGAATCGAGGCTGCGGAGATGCTCCTGAGGAACATTAGGCACAATGGCTGTGTGGATGAGTTTTTGCAAGACCAG CTCATCATTTTCATGGCCTTGGCTGCGGGCACATCTCGAATGCGCACCGGCCCGATCACTCTACACACGCAGACCGCCATCCACGTTGCTGAGCAACTCACTAAG GCCAAGTTTGTTGTAAGCAAGGCTGACGACGAGCACGCCAACAACGACACCTACATCATTGAGTGCCAGGGTATCGGTGCCACTAACTCTAACCTGTAA
- the dbt gene encoding lipoamide acyltransferase component of branched-chain alpha-keto acid dehydrogenase complex, mitochondrial — MAALMTVRGSFPFIRRLVSVQHLRKWCSSSRVQKAPVVRTPHSYPISGFNQHRFFRTSYAAAGPILQFKLSDIGEGIMEVTVKEWYVKEGDRVSQFDSICEVQSDKASVTITSRYDGVIRKLYYDIDSIALVGMPLVDIETDGGQAPEEDVMETPAVSQEEHTHQEIKGHKTQATPAVRRLAMENNIKLSEVVGTGKDGRILKEDILNFIARQTGAILPPSPFHEIQPPPPAPAAPVAKPKEMSPSPSIPAPIAPRPVFTGKDHTEPLKGFHKAMVKTMTAALKIPHFGYKDEVDLTRLVRLRSELKGASESRGVKLSYMPFFIKAASLGLLHFPILNASVDEACQNITYKAAHNIGLAMDTTQGLLVPNVKNVQMLSVFEIAVELNRLQSLGASGQLGTADLTGGTFTLSNIGSIGGTYAKPVILPPEVAIGALGKLQVLPRFNANDEVVKAHIMNVSWSADHRIIDGATMCRFSNLWKSYLENPGSMVLDLK; from the exons atgGCGGCGCTCATGACCGTGAGAGGCTCGTTCCCGTTTATCAGACGGCTG GTCTCTGTGCAGCATCTGCGCAAGTGGTGCTCCTCCTCCAGGGTTCAGAAAGCACCTGTCGTACGCACACCCCACTCATATCCTATCAGTGGCTTTAATCAGCACAGATTTTTTAGAACTAGCTATG CTGCAGCAGGACCCATTTTGCAGTTTAAACTCTCCGACATTGGCGAGGGGATCATGGAGGTGACCGTTAAAGAATG GTACGTGAAGGAAGGCGACCGAGTGTCCCAGTTTGACAGCATCTGTGAAGTACAGAGTGACAAGGCCTCCGTTACCATCACCAGCCGCTATGATGGGGTCATCCGCAAGCTCTACTACGACATAGATTCCATTGCCCTTGTGGGAATGCCGCTAGTGGATATTGAAACGGATGGAGGCCAGG CTCCAGAAGAGGACGTGATGGAAACACCAGCCGTGTCTCAGGAGGAGCACACGCACCAGGAAATTAAAGGCCACAAGACCCAGGCCACTCCAGCAGTGCGGCGCTTAGCCATGGAGAACAAT ATCAAGCTAAGTGAAGTTGTTGGGACTGGTAAGGATGGGCGCATTCTTAAAGAGGACATCCTAAACTTCATAGCCAGGCAGACAGGAGCCATCCTACCTCCGAGCCCCTTCCACGAGATCCAGCCACCCCCTCCTGCACCAGCAGCCCCAGTGGCCAAGCCCAAAGAGATGAGCCCCAGCCCGAGCATCCCTGCACCCATTGCCCCGAGGCCTGTGTTTACGGGCAAAGACCACACTGAGCCTCTTAAAG GTTTTCATAAGGCCATGGTGAAGACCATGACGGCAGCTCTGAAGATCCCACACTTCGGCTACAAGGATGAAGTGGACCTCACGAGGCTGGTGCGTCTTCGATCAGAGCTTAAGGGAGCTTCTGAGTCTCGGGGGGTGAAGCTCAGCTACATGCCGTTCTTCATCAAG GCAGCTTCTCTTGGCCTGCTCCACTTCCCAATCCTGAACGCCTCTGTGGACGAAGCGTGCCAGAACATTACCTACAAG GCTGCTCATAATATTGGACTGGCCATGGACACTACTCAGGGGCTGCTGGTGCCCAACGTGAAGAACGTACAGATGTTGAGTGTTTTTGAAATAGCTGTGGAGCTCAATCGGCTGCAGAGTTTAGGAGCATCTGGGCAGCTGGGCACTGCCGATCTCACTGGGGGAACTTTCACCCTCTCCAACATCGGCTCG ATTGGAGGCACTTATGCAAAGCCGGTGATTCTGCCGCCTGAGGTTGCGATCGGTGCTCTTGGAAAGCTTCAG GTTTTACCCCGGTTCAACGCAAACGACGAGGTGGTGAAAGCACACATCATGAACGTCAGCTGGTCTGCAGATCACAGGATCATCGACGGAGCCACCATGTGTCGGTTCTCCAACTTGTGGAAGTCCTATCTGGAGAATCCCGGCTCCATGGTGCTGGATCTGAAATAA